The proteins below come from a single Mycobacterium parmense genomic window:
- a CDS encoding cytochrome P450, which yields MTLKTGEPLLDPYDYAFHEDPYPYYKRLRDEAPLYRNEELSFWALSRHRDVLQGFRNSTTLSNKYGVSLDPASRGPHASKTMSFLAMDDPAHLRLRTLVSKGFTPRRIRELEPRVTEIAVKHIDTMLEKAGSQSSETVDYVDEFAGKLPMDVISELMGVPEPDRVQVRAWADGVMHRDEGVTDVPPEAVEASINLIVYYQQMVAERRTRPTDDLTTALLQAEIDGDRLTDDEVLGFMFLMVIAGNETTTKLLANAAFWGHKNPGQLAPVYDDAALVPLWVEETLRYDTSSQILARTVSGELTLYDTTIPDGDVVLLLPGSGHRDERVFDNPDDYVIGREIGPKLLSFGSGAHFCLGAHLARMEARVALTELFKRIRGYEVDEANAVRVHSSNVRGFAHLPMSVEVR from the coding sequence ATGACCCTGAAGACCGGAGAGCCGCTCCTGGATCCGTACGACTACGCCTTCCACGAGGATCCGTACCCCTACTACAAGCGGCTGCGCGACGAAGCGCCGCTCTACCGCAACGAGGAATTGTCCTTCTGGGCGTTGTCTCGGCACCGCGACGTGCTGCAGGGCTTCCGCAACAGCACGACGCTGTCCAACAAGTACGGCGTCTCACTGGATCCGGCGTCACGCGGCCCGCACGCCAGCAAGACGATGAGCTTCCTCGCGATGGACGATCCCGCCCATCTGCGACTGCGCACCCTGGTGTCCAAGGGCTTCACCCCGCGCCGTATCCGCGAACTGGAACCGCGGGTCACCGAGATCGCCGTCAAGCATATCGACACCATGCTCGAGAAGGCCGGCTCACAATCGTCCGAAACCGTCGACTATGTCGACGAATTCGCCGGCAAACTGCCCATGGACGTGATCTCCGAGCTCATGGGCGTCCCCGAGCCGGACCGCGTGCAGGTGCGGGCCTGGGCCGACGGCGTGATGCACCGAGACGAGGGCGTCACCGACGTGCCGCCCGAGGCCGTCGAGGCCTCCATCAATCTGATCGTCTACTACCAGCAGATGGTGGCCGAGCGGCGCACCAGGCCCACCGACGACCTGACCACCGCGCTTCTGCAAGCCGAGATCGACGGCGACCGCCTCACCGACGACGAGGTGCTCGGCTTCATGTTCCTAATGGTGATCGCCGGAAACGAGACCACCACGAAACTCCTTGCCAATGCCGCGTTCTGGGGCCACAAGAATCCCGGTCAGCTGGCGCCCGTGTACGACGATGCCGCGCTCGTGCCGCTGTGGGTCGAGGAGACGCTGCGCTATGACACCTCCAGCCAGATCCTGGCGCGCACGGTGTCCGGCGAACTCACCCTCTACGACACCACCATTCCGGACGGCGACGTGGTGCTGCTGCTGCCCGGTTCGGGTCACCGGGACGAGCGGGTGTTCGACAATCCCGACGACTACGTGATCGGGCGCGAAATCGGGCCCAAGCTGCTGAGTTTCGGTAGCGGCGCGCACTTCTGCCTGGGCGCGCATCTGGCGCGGATGGAAGCCCGGGTCGCGCTAACCGAGTTGTTCAAGCGAATCCGCGGATACGAGGTGGACGAGGCCAACGCCGTCCGCGTCCACTCGAGCAATGTCCGCGGATTCGCTCACCTACCCATGAGCGTGGAGGTCCGCTGA